The genomic region tctcatgaacactttcaatatgcATCTTCAAGTTTCCAGACTGTGAAAAAGAACTAGAACAGGtactacattggtattttttgatcttctcatgaacactttcaatatgcATCTTCAATTTTCCAGAGTTTGTAAAAGAATTAGAGCAATgactacattggtattttttgatcttctcatgaacaACTTCAATATGTGTCTTCAAATTTCCAGATTGTGAAAAAGAACTACAGCAGGTACTGCATTGGTATTTttgatcttctcatgaacactttcaatatgcGTTTTCAATTGTAGAGTTAGTAAAAGAATTAGAGCAATcactacattggtatttttgatcttctcatgaacactttcaatatgcATCTTCAAATTTCCAGATTGTgaaaaagaactagagcaggtactgcattggtattttttgatcttctcatgaacaTTTTCAATATGTGTCTTCAAGTTTCCAGAGTTTGTAAAAGAACTACAGCAAaaactacattggtattttttgatCTTCTCATGAATAGTTTCGATATGCGTCTTCAAATTTCCAGATTGCgaaaaagaactagagcagaaactacattggtatttttttatcttctcatgaacaccttcaatgtGCTTCTTCAAGTTTCCAGACTGTgaaaaagaactagagcagtgactacattggtattttttgatcttctcatgaacaccttcaatatgtttcttcaagtttccagagaatgcaaaagaactagagcagtaactacatgtgtattttttatcctCTCATGAACACTTTCGATATGCGTCTTCAAATTTACAGATTGTGAAAAAGAATTAGAGCAGTAACTGCATGTGTATTTTttgat from Lepeophtheirus salmonis unplaced genomic scaffold, UVic_Lsal_1.4 unplaced_contig_8998_pilon, whole genome shotgun sequence harbors:
- the LOC139907573 gene encoding LOW QUALITY PROTEIN: uncharacterized protein (The sequence of the model RefSeq protein was modified relative to this genomic sequence to represent the inferred CDS: deleted 2 bases in 1 codon): DKKYTCSYCSSSFAFSGNLKKHIEGVHEKIKKYQCSHCSSSFSQSGNLKKHIEGVHEKIKKYQCSFCSSSFSQSGNLKTHIETIHEKIKKYQCSFCCSSFTNSGNLKTHIENVHEKIKKYQCSTCSSSFSQSGNLKMHIESVHEKIKNTNVVIALILLLTLQLKTHIESVHEKIKYQCSTCCSSFSQSGNLKTHIEVVHEKIKKYQCSHCSNSFTNSGKLKMHIESVHEKIKKYQCSTCSSSFSQSGNLKMHIESVHEKIKKYQCSTCSSSFSQSGNLKKHIETVHEKIKKFTCTYCSSFFTQKSNLKTHIETVHEKIKKFQCGSCFSTFSKLIGLQMHYKTHHQ